Proteins encoded by one window of Mercenaria mercenaria strain notata chromosome 4, MADL_Memer_1, whole genome shotgun sequence:
- the LOC128556489 gene encoding uncharacterized protein LOC128556489: MSLEEDIRHYFMQNHTYREILVLLHLEKNVSISLRSLEKILRSLGLRRRRTLVVPRVQAALMRIESWWRLMRQMGIGYWIDYFKDLDDNGVLSTESPVHVECLRFCFTKLLQKELDELREQWNLHRVRTSSSFAGKPDLLYHHPELFGARDYKFPVEFEDIDALERFTVRTPQYGCLDAYVEEFQILLERNGKEMPETCHEAITLYLWLIQQI, translated from the exons ATGTCGTTGGAAGAAGACATTCGGCATTATTTTATGCAGAATCATACATACAGGGAAATATTGGTACTTTTACACCTGGAAAAGAATGTCAGTATCAG tCTTAGAAGTCTTGAGAAAATTCTTCGTAGCCTTGGTTTGAGAAGAAGGAGAACTTTGGTTGTGCCCAGAGTTCAGGCAGCATTAATG AGAATCGAGTCGTGGTGGAGGCTAATGCGGCAAATGGGAATAGGCTACTGGATTGACTATTTCAAAGATCTGGATGACAATGGGGTATTGTCCACTGAAAGTCCAGTTCATGT GGAGTGTCTGAGGTTTTGTTTTACGAAGTTGCTTCAGAAAGAACTTGATGAATTGAGAGAACAGTGGAATTTGCATCGTGTTAGAACTTCGTCAAGTTTTGCTGGAAAGCCAGACCTGCTCTATCACCACCCAGAACTTTTTG gtgCAAGAGACTACAAATTTCCAGTAGAGTTTGAGGATATTGATGCTCTAGAAAGATTCACTGTTAGGACACCACAGTATGGTTGTCTTGATGCGTATGTTGAAGAATTTCAAATCCTTCTTGAAAGGAATGGAAAGGAAATGCCAGAAACCTGTCATGAAGCTATAACCCTTTATTTATGGTTAATACAACAAATCTGA
- the LOC123553537 gene encoding uncharacterized protein LOC123553537, whose protein sequence is MDALRVFAISFSILATVLCDTDPIPCVLNDVNSKCPNGYCCVRDTYLFSETYCKPFGQDGDACVTKPSFFECPCVQNYYCKSNLVSHILSHFGKCRLILDYTTEVAPAQLHITESTSEDFSTEKPNFEGVVG, encoded by the exons ATGGACGCATTAAGAGTGtttgcaatttctttttcaatcCTGGCTACTGTTCTCTGCGACACA GACCCGATTCCCTGTGTTCTGAACGATGTGAACAGTAAATGCCCGAATGGTTATTGCTGTGTCCGAGATACATACTTGTTCTCCGAGACTTACTGCAAGCCTTTCGGACAAGATGGGGATGCATGTGTTACCAAACCGTCGTTCTTTGAGTGTCCTTGTGTGCAGAACTATTACTGTAAAAGCAATCTCGTATCTCATATTCTTTCTCATTTCGGAAAATGTCGTCTGATCTTGGACTACACAACAGAAGTGGCACCTGCACAGTTGCACATAACAGAGTCTACATCTGAAGACTTTTCAACTGAAAAACCGAATTTTGAAGGTGTTGTAGGATAG
- the LOC123553538 gene encoding uncharacterized protein LOC123553538 translates to MATIQLLFLIHSFTTASCIFLAHDCNMSNLSTRYSTCPPDSCCCEDPTEPRQVYCKPISDVGGPCYAAAKEWAGSCPCNHTLTCVPNLQVATWTSKYGTCQNVKI, encoded by the exons ATGGCGACAATACAActtttgtttttgattcattcTTTTACCACAGCCAGTTGTATATTTCTG GCACATGACTGTAATATGTCCAATTTATCCACACGTTACAGTACATGCCCACCTGATTCGTGCTGCTGCGAGGACCCCACAGAACCTAGACAGGTTTACTGTAAACCAATCAGCGACGTCGGTGGTCCATGTTACGCTGCAGCCAAGGAGTGGGCCGGAAGTTGTCCTTGCAATCATACACTGACATGTGTCCCGAATCTGCAAGTTGCAACATGGACTTCTAAATACGGAACCTGTCAGAATGTAaaaatttga